Proteins from a single region of Coregonus clupeaformis isolate EN_2021a chromosome 35, ASM2061545v1, whole genome shotgun sequence:
- the LOC121550643 gene encoding interferon beta-like, translating into MSTFLCLAQVCSMPCQLKEQLVRTTHNLLRDMGGNFPLECLQDNVFMAFPATAFATSGAPQLSSSGVKSIYETLKNIDSLFGVDDLPTMWDQQKLEYFQNIIYRQIEESKCMMGSVDTRDYLVWAKVLKTYFGNIAEVLKEKNFSYCAWEVVRKELLYTLQFILEHNSDSLLWSNRT; encoded by the exons ATGAGCACCTTCCTCTGCCTCGCGCAAGTTTGCTCCATGCCTTGTCAGTTAAAAGAACAGCTGGTGCGAACAACCCACAACCTACTGAGAGACAtg GGAGGTAATTTTCCTCTGGAGTGCCTGCAGGATAATGTCTTCATGGCATTCCCAGCCACTGCTTTCGCAACCTCCGGCGCGCCACAG TTGAGCAGCAGCGGTGTTAAGTCTATTTATGAGACATTGAAGAACATCGACTCATTGTTTGGAGTTGACGACCTGCCAACAATGTGGGACCAACAGAAGTTGGAGTATTTTCAGAATATTATCTACCGTCAGATTGAAGAGAGCAAATGT ATGATGGGGAGTGTGGATACACGTGATTATCTAGTATGGGCAAAGGTGCTGAAGACATACTTCGGGAACATCGCAGAAGTCCTAAAAGAAAAA AATTTCAGTTACTGCGCCTGGGAAGTGGTTCGAAAAGAGCTCCTGTACACCCTACAGTTCATTCTGGAACACAACTCTGATAGCCTTTTGTGGTCCAACAGAACATGA